A stretch of Tindallia californiensis DNA encodes these proteins:
- a CDS encoding transposase encodes MTPILTKGRRPIDQDFLDRVDQRTAENKDLYKQRQIIAKHPFGTIKRGLGITYFLTKGMQSVKAEISFAFLAYIMKRAINILGVQEIIRRLTGKKVFVNLLFCKYTHWDSLCFLFIGF; translated from the coding sequence ATGACACCTATCCTAACAAAGGGGAGGAGGCCTATAGATCAAGACTTTTTAGATAGGGTAGACCAAAGAACAGCAGAAAATAAAGATCTTTATAAACAAAGACAAATAATTGCAAAACATCCGTTTGGAACGATAAAGAGGGGATTAGGCATAACGTATTTTCTGACAAAAGGTATGCAGTCAGTAAAAGCGGAGATTTCTTTTGCTTTTTTAGCCTATATTATGAAACGAGCAATAAATATATTAGGCGTACAGGAAATAATAAGGAGGCTAACAGGTAAAAAAGTATTTGTTAACCTCTTATTTTGCAAATATACACATTGGGATTCTCTTTGTTTTTTGTTTATTGGTTTCTAA
- a CDS encoding bacteriocin produces the protein MLKEMSKNEMREINGGNAFTPRCGD, from the coding sequence ATGTTAAAAGAAATGAGTAAAAATGAAATGAGAGAGATTAATGGAGGGAATGCATTTACTCCCCGATGTGGAGATTAA
- a CDS encoding Mu transposase domain-containing protein, which yields MPFLTPLPATPYELALWKQATVQFNYHISVDGMLYSVPHEYIKRKVDVRVTARVIEVFYNHNRITSHQRLYGRKGQYSTTLEHMPPDHQKHLEWTGERFRKWAEKIGANTYRSIDAILTSKRIEQQAYKSCMGLLKLTDKNSFRIHGTL from the coding sequence TTGCCTTTCCTGACACCCCTGCCTGCTACCCCTTACGAACTGGCTCTGTGGAAACAAGCCACTGTTCAGTTCAATTATCACATATCCGTAGATGGAATGCTATACTCTGTTCCACACGAATATATTAAGAGAAAAGTTGATGTAAGGGTAACAGCCAGGGTCATTGAAGTTTTCTACAATCACAATCGCATCACATCCCACCAGCGTCTTTATGGCCGAAAAGGCCAGTACAGCACCACCTTAGAGCATATGCCGCCTGATCATCAAAAGCATCTGGAATGGACCGGAGAACGGTTCAGAAAATGGGCTGAAAAAATCGGGGCGAACACCTACCGATCGATTGATGCCATTCTTACCTCCAAGCGTATTGAACAGCAAGCCTACAAAAGTTGTATGGGTCTTCTAAAGCTGACTGACAAAAATTCATTCCGGATTCACGGTACTCTTTAA
- a CDS encoding transposase, giving the protein MALYSESFKISIMQKMMPPKNQKVSTTAQESGMSEGTLYKWKKEAKAICVGGLTLTFDAYDV; this is encoded by the coding sequence ATGGCCCTCTACAGCGAATCATTCAAAATATCCATTATGCAGAAGATGATGCCGCCTAAAAATCAGAAAGTATCCACCACAGCTCAAGAAAGTGGCATGTCAGAAGGCACTTTATATAAATGGAAAAAAGAAGCTAAAGCCATATGTGTGGGTGGTTTGACGCTTACGTTTGACGCTTACGATGTTTAA